A section of the Thunnus albacares chromosome 6, fThuAlb1.1, whole genome shotgun sequence genome encodes:
- the ccdc153 gene encoding coiled-coil domain-containing protein 153 isoform X1, giving the protein MTCVRELKRQQRPSQVVIGCSSSQSTINQTGQLEPWQLTQQPVPSSNKDSSLYVVGLGPQCVCLCVCVCVWLYVQRTEQAAEQQANMPPKKKTKKTTKKNTEKSENELDAKYRRSILDIAILQDHIALQRESVIKAHSDRTDLRRRMRDTEQKLQHERQDHRDINCDLSRQYKTMQAELTSKVERLEKEVSKLKEELALCQEELRKERRQREQLEKEKDATVDDLQHKLDNMDADYEKILHDTLDSLTSQLSAARQGWEDKSVTLHQNYKELLAEFGLNALDI; this is encoded by the exons ATGACCTGTGTGCGTGAGCTAAAAAGGCAACAGCGCCCCAGTCAAGTTGTGATTGGCTGTTCTTCAAGTCAATCAACTATCAATCAAACTGGACAGTTAGAGCCATGGCAACTCACTCAGCAACCAGTGCCCAGCAGCAACAAAGACTCATCCCTATATGTAGTTGGACTGGGCCCTcaatgtgtgtgtctctgtgtgtgtgtgtgtgtgtggttatatgTGCAAAGGACTGAGCAGGCAGCAGAACAGCAAGCAAACATGcctccaaagaaaaaaacaaaaaagaccacaaagaagaatacagaaaaaa GCGAAAATGAGTTGGACGCAAAGTATAGGCGCAGTATTCTGGATATAGCCATTCTGCAGGATCACATTG CCTTACAGAGAGAGTCAGTAATAAAGGCCCATTCTGACAGAACTGACCTGAGGAGACGCATGAGAGACACGGAGCAGAAGCTGCAGCACGAGAGACAAGACCACAGGGACATCAACTGTG ACCTCAGTCGCCAGTACAAAACCATGCAGGCAGAGCTAACCAGCAAGGTGGAGAGGCTGGAAAAGGAGGTCAGCAAGCTAAAGGAAGAACTTG CCTTGTGTCAGGAGGAActgaggaaagagagaagacagCGTGAGCAGTTGGAAAAGGAGAAGGACGCCACCGTAGATGATCTCCAACACAAACTGGACAACATGGACGCAGACTACGAGAAGATCCTGCAT GATACTCTCGACAGCTTGACCTCGCAGCTGTCTGCGGCTCGACAGGGATGGGAGGACAAGAGCGTAACCCTTCATCAAAATTACAAGGAACTGCTCGCTGAATTTGGCCTGAATGCACTGGACATCTAA
- the ccdc153 gene encoding coiled-coil domain-containing protein 153 isoform X3 codes for MPPKKKTKKTTKKNTEKSENELDAKYRRSILDIAILQDHIALQRESVIKAHSDRTDLRRRMRDTEQKLQHERQDHRDINCDLSRQYKTMQAELTSKVERLEKEVSKLKEELALCQEELRKERRQREQLEKEKDATVDDLQHKLDNMDADYEKILHDTLDSLTSQLSAARQGWEDKSVTLHQNYKELLAEFGLNALDI; via the exons ATGcctccaaagaaaaaaacaaaaaagaccacaaagaagaatacagaaaaaa GCGAAAATGAGTTGGACGCAAAGTATAGGCGCAGTATTCTGGATATAGCCATTCTGCAGGATCACATTG CCTTACAGAGAGAGTCAGTAATAAAGGCCCATTCTGACAGAACTGACCTGAGGAGACGCATGAGAGACACGGAGCAGAAGCTGCAGCACGAGAGACAAGACCACAGGGACATCAACTGTG ACCTCAGTCGCCAGTACAAAACCATGCAGGCAGAGCTAACCAGCAAGGTGGAGAGGCTGGAAAAGGAGGTCAGCAAGCTAAAGGAAGAACTTG CCTTGTGTCAGGAGGAActgaggaaagagagaagacagCGTGAGCAGTTGGAAAAGGAGAAGGACGCCACCGTAGATGATCTCCAACACAAACTGGACAACATGGACGCAGACTACGAGAAGATCCTGCAT GATACTCTCGACAGCTTGACCTCGCAGCTGTCTGCGGCTCGACAGGGATGGGAGGACAAGAGCGTAACCCTTCATCAAAATTACAAGGAACTGCTCGCTGAATTTGGCCTGAATGCACTGGACATCTAA
- the ccdc153 gene encoding coiled-coil domain-containing protein 153 isoform X2 — MLNAALNSPLTTKEALTCLTKSENELDAKYRRSILDIAILQDHIALQRESVIKAHSDRTDLRRRMRDTEQKLQHERQDHRDINCDLSRQYKTMQAELTSKVERLEKEVSKLKEELALCQEELRKERRQREQLEKEKDATVDDLQHKLDNMDADYEKILHDTLDSLTSQLSAARQGWEDKSVTLHQNYKELLAEFGLNALDI; from the exons ATGCTGAACGCAGCCCTGAATTCACCCCTGACAACAAAGGAAGCTTTGACATGTCTCACTAAAA GCGAAAATGAGTTGGACGCAAAGTATAGGCGCAGTATTCTGGATATAGCCATTCTGCAGGATCACATTG CCTTACAGAGAGAGTCAGTAATAAAGGCCCATTCTGACAGAACTGACCTGAGGAGACGCATGAGAGACACGGAGCAGAAGCTGCAGCACGAGAGACAAGACCACAGGGACATCAACTGTG ACCTCAGTCGCCAGTACAAAACCATGCAGGCAGAGCTAACCAGCAAGGTGGAGAGGCTGGAAAAGGAGGTCAGCAAGCTAAAGGAAGAACTTG CCTTGTGTCAGGAGGAActgaggaaagagagaagacagCGTGAGCAGTTGGAAAAGGAGAAGGACGCCACCGTAGATGATCTCCAACACAAACTGGACAACATGGACGCAGACTACGAGAAGATCCTGCAT GATACTCTCGACAGCTTGACCTCGCAGCTGTCTGCGGCTCGACAGGGATGGGAGGACAAGAGCGTAACCCTTCATCAAAATTACAAGGAACTGCTCGCTGAATTTGGCCTGAATGCACTGGACATCTAA